Genomic DNA from Vanrija pseudolonga chromosome 3, complete sequence:
GGTACCTAGGCGAgagggtgggcgaggtgaggAGGGCTGCCTGGCCGTTCAAGtggggggcgagggcggcggccgcgctgctggcgtcggcagcgacaacGTTGCGGAGCAGACCTGTCCTTGCGATCGTGAGGGCTGCGCGctcgggggcagcagcgtctTCTTCCGCCGACTTGGGcaggggcacggcggcgatggcggcgcgcagtGCACGCGAGTCGGCGACGCTGAGGTTGTCGTGCGTGAAcagcaggagcagctgcGAGCGGCGGAGCAGGTGGCCGTAGTAGCCGTGCAGGAACGCCTTGCGGTCCGTGTAggtgcgcggggcggcgtcggcagctgcgggcgccgccgacgatgacgacgaggcggcggcggtagcgtcggcggccacggtGGCGTACCGCCGGACAGCTTGCAGCGAGGGCCGGGGCGGCATGGCGAGTGCgatgggtgtggtggtggtagcgACGAGGAAAAGTCGGATGTGATGTTGAGgttgagcttgagcgcgtcgagccgaaatcggggaggtgggggtACGTGGCATTAGGCCAGTCGACGGAATCAGACATATCAATTC
This window encodes:
- the rplJ gene encoding 50S ribosomal protein L10; protein product: MPPRPSLQAVRRYATVAADATAAASSSSSAAPAAADAAPRTYTDRKAFLHGYYGHLLRRSQLLLLFTHDNLSVADSRALRAAIAAVPLPKSAEEDAAAPERAALTIARTGLLRNVVAADASSAAAALAPHLNGQAALLTSPTLSPRYLSGVLAAIERSLKKVQRSEDNAKQPALKLVAGVLEGNRVLTPEAIKDVSKLPELDQLRALLVGLLEQPGRQLIGVLSQAGGGALVRTLQGLEQGLKDKEEQPSA